One Bacteroidota bacterium DNA window includes the following coding sequences:
- the dxs gene encoding 1-deoxy-D-xylulose-5-phosphate synthase, whose amino-acid sequence MPEPAYKYLSRIESPADLRTLTVVELKALCSELREFLVDEISKLGGHLGAGLGAVELAVALHYVFNTPDDKLLWDVGHQAYPHKILTGRRKAFHTIRQLDGISGFLRRSESVYDTFGAGHASTAMSAALGIAVARDLAKEKFRVVAVVGDGAMTGGMAYEAMNNAGLQKRNMIVILNDNNMSIAPNVWALSNYFTELIANPSYNRFKANVWDLTGKLDTIGDRLRKIASRVEEGIKVVITPGMLFEALGFRYFGPVNGHNIVQLVKILQDLKDLPGPILLHAITRKGKGYKPAENDVQALHGVTPFDKITGISPKKPETAPSYTKVFGSAVVELAAQHPKIVGVTAAMPDGTGLDQLQKSQPDRFFDVGIAEQHAVTFSAGLATQGFVPIVAIYSTFLQRAYDQIVHDVAIQHLHVVFCLDRAGLVGSDGPTHHGLLDLAYLRCVQDMVVMSPKDESELRDMLFTAVQYTGGPIAIRYPRGNGTGIPLKPGFDRMEIGKGEVVRPGRDVAILAIGNMVAPSIKAAELLANDGISAEVVNMRFVKPIDASLLADICRRFTYVLTVEDHVVQGGFGSAVLETIAGGNHRDLHVMIHGVPGEFIEHGTPAELHAMLKLDAPGIASVVKDFFRTSSPKTTAQTIA is encoded by the coding sequence TTGCCGGAACCCGCCTACAAGTACCTGTCCCGCATCGAATCGCCGGCCGACCTGAGAACCCTTACAGTGGTCGAGCTGAAGGCGCTGTGCTCCGAGCTGAGAGAGTTCCTTGTGGACGAGATTTCGAAGCTGGGCGGCCACCTGGGAGCAGGCCTCGGCGCAGTCGAGCTCGCGGTCGCGCTTCATTACGTCTTCAACACGCCCGACGACAAACTTCTCTGGGACGTGGGGCACCAGGCGTATCCGCACAAGATCCTCACCGGCCGCAGGAAAGCCTTCCATACGATCAGGCAGCTCGACGGAATCAGCGGTTTTCTGAGGAGATCCGAGAGTGTCTACGACACGTTCGGCGCGGGCCACGCAAGCACTGCCATGTCGGCCGCGCTTGGAATCGCCGTCGCCCGGGACCTGGCGAAGGAAAAATTCAGGGTGGTTGCCGTCGTCGGCGACGGAGCGATGACCGGAGGCATGGCGTATGAGGCGATGAACAACGCCGGGCTGCAGAAACGGAACATGATCGTGATCCTGAACGATAATAACATGTCGATCGCCCCGAATGTCTGGGCGCTCTCCAATTACTTTACGGAACTGATCGCCAATCCTTCCTACAACCGGTTCAAGGCAAATGTCTGGGACCTGACGGGAAAACTCGATACGATCGGCGACCGGCTCCGGAAAATCGCCTCGCGCGTCGAGGAGGGGATCAAAGTCGTCATCACACCCGGAATGTTGTTTGAAGCCCTTGGGTTCAGATACTTCGGTCCCGTCAACGGTCACAACATCGTCCAGCTCGTAAAAATCCTTCAGGATCTGAAGGATCTCCCGGGCCCGATTCTCCTCCATGCGATCACGCGAAAAGGGAAGGGCTACAAACCGGCGGAGAACGACGTGCAGGCCCTTCACGGAGTCACGCCGTTCGACAAGATCACCGGAATCTCCCCGAAGAAACCCGAGACCGCCCCGAGCTACACGAAAGTGTTCGGCTCCGCCGTCGTTGAGCTCGCGGCACAGCACCCGAAGATCGTCGGCGTGACGGCTGCGATGCCAGACGGCACCGGGCTCGATCAGCTTCAGAAATCCCAGCCCGACCGTTTCTTCGACGTGGGAATCGCGGAGCAGCACGCGGTCACGTTTTCCGCCGGACTCGCCACGCAGGGGTTCGTCCCGATCGTCGCGATTTATTCGACCTTCCTGCAGCGGGCCTACGACCAGATCGTCCACGACGTGGCCATCCAGCATCTGCATGTCGTTTTTTGCCTCGATCGTGCCGGACTCGTCGGATCGGACGGACCGACCCACCACGGGCTTCTCGACCTGGCGTACCTTCGGTGCGTCCAGGACATGGTTGTGATGTCGCCAAAGGACGAAAGCGAGCTTCGGGACATGCTCTTCACGGCGGTCCAGTACACGGGAGGGCCCATCGCGATCCGCTATCCCCGGGGGAACGGCACCGGAATCCCCCTCAAACCGGGTTTCGACAGGATGGAAATAGGAAAAGGCGAGGTCGTCAGGCCGGGGCGCGACGTCGCGATTCTCGCGATCGGAAATATGGTCGCCCCCTCAATCAAGGCCGCCGAGCTCCTGGCAAACGACGGGATCAGCGCCGAGGTCGTCAACATGCGCTTCGTGAAACCGATCGACGCGTCGCTTCTGGCCGACATCTGCCGGCGGTTCACCTACGTCCTGACGGTGGAAGACCATGTCGTCCAGGGAGGATTCGGCAGCGCGGTCCTCGAGACGATCGCCGGGGGGAACCACCGGGATCTGCACGTGATGATCCACGGCGTGCCGGGGGAATTCATCGAGCACGGGACTCCGGCGGAACTCCATGCCATGCTCAAACTCGACGCCCCCGGCATCGCAAGCGTCGTGAAGGATTTTTTCAGAACCTCTTCGCCGAAGACCACAGCCCAAACCATCGCATAA
- the bshB1 gene encoding bacillithiol biosynthesis deacetylase BshB1: MQLDLLAIGAHPDDIELCCGGTVAKMAKAGYKVGIVDLTEGELGTRGTRSIRAREARAAAKILGCVRENLRLPDGNIELTDANRLKLIGLYRKYRPSILLIPHFAERHPDHVRSHHLCREAWFYAGLRKIETRMDGVKQEAWRPNNYFQYMQWQEFEPSFAVDISEVYGQRLRAIKAHKSQFHDPKSKDPQTILSQKGFLEMLEARATYYGYRIGTKYAEPFYSVELIGVGDPFGLKMFKG; this comes from the coding sequence ATGCAACTGGATCTTCTCGCGATCGGAGCGCATCCCGATGACATTGAACTTTGCTGCGGCGGCACGGTGGCAAAGATGGCCAAGGCGGGTTATAAGGTCGGGATCGTCGACTTGACCGAGGGGGAGCTGGGGACGCGCGGCACCAGGTCGATCAGAGCCCGGGAGGCCCGCGCGGCGGCGAAGATCCTCGGTTGCGTCAGGGAAAACCTGCGCCTCCCCGACGGCAATATTGAGCTCACCGATGCCAACAGGTTAAAGCTCATCGGGCTCTACCGGAAGTACAGGCCGTCCATTCTTCTGATCCCCCACTTTGCCGAGCGGCATCCGGATCACGTCCGGTCTCACCATCTCTGCCGCGAGGCCTGGTTTTACGCCGGACTGCGGAAGATCGAGACGAGGATGGATGGCGTGAAGCAGGAGGCCTGGCGCCCGAACAATTATTTTCAGTACATGCAGTGGCAGGAGTTCGAGCCCTCATTCGCAGTCGACATCTCGGAAGTCTACGGTCAGCGGCTAAGAGCGATTAAGGCGCACAAATCCCAGTTCCATGATCCAAAATCGAAAGACCCTCAGACGATCCTGAGCCAGAAGGGCTTCCTCGAGATGCTCGAAGCCAGGGCGACCTACTATGGCTATCGAATCGGGACGAAATACGCGGAACCGTTTTACTCCGTCGAACTGATCGGAGTGGGCGACCCGTTCGGATTGAAGATGTTTAAAGGATAG
- a CDS encoding TolC family protein, translated as MRYALIFMTLLAPAGAFGQVDSVVLGDSSVLNLSFLVAEAMLRNPEIQEALSQWDATEAKVPQAGALPDPELKFMQEEMPGFVFNEAMYSHLELMQKVPFPSKLSARSEIASKLAEHAHHDHLEKVNEIIARLKKAYDELWFVQQSMVLDRERGRLTGQMKSIAQVRYGVGEASQQDVLKAQVEQTMISNELITLRQQELSAKSMLMSILDRSEGDTLGFAVIPEEFTFDANLDSLIALAMQTRPMILHESLKVDEQNVRLSLARREYLPDFTFGLDRVTSPSSGFRGWSVSAGITLPFVPWTLSRVSAGVDEAAAMVDGSKASYHAARLMVINNIKNLYYKAESYKRQLDLYRQAVLPQARQSLDLGLSSYQTGKTDFLMLIDQYRSYAQYTKEYFMIRMNFEQTLADLEFEAGSESLPGSK; from the coding sequence ATGCGATACGCGCTTATTTTCATGACCCTGCTGGCGCCCGCCGGGGCGTTCGGCCAGGTGGATTCCGTGGTACTCGGAGATTCGTCCGTCCTCAATCTCTCGTTTCTGGTCGCCGAGGCGATGCTCAGAAACCCGGAGATCCAGGAGGCCCTCTCTCAGTGGGATGCGACCGAAGCGAAGGTACCCCAGGCCGGCGCCCTCCCCGATCCCGAGCTGAAATTCATGCAGGAAGAAATGCCCGGGTTCGTCTTCAACGAGGCGATGTATTCCCATCTCGAGCTCATGCAGAAGGTCCCCTTTCCGTCCAAGCTCTCCGCCAGGAGCGAGATCGCCTCGAAACTCGCCGAACATGCGCATCACGACCATCTTGAAAAAGTCAATGAGATCATCGCGAGGCTGAAGAAGGCGTACGATGAGCTCTGGTTCGTTCAACAGAGCATGGTCCTTGACCGGGAGCGCGGGCGCCTGACCGGCCAGATGAAATCGATCGCCCAGGTGCGGTACGGGGTCGGCGAGGCCTCGCAACAGGACGTCCTGAAGGCGCAGGTCGAGCAGACCATGATTTCGAACGAACTGATCACATTGAGGCAACAGGAGTTGAGCGCCAAGTCGATGCTGATGTCGATCCTCGATCGGAGCGAGGGCGACACGCTGGGCTTTGCGGTCATCCCGGAGGAATTCACTTTCGATGCGAATCTCGATTCCCTGATCGCACTCGCCATGCAAACGAGGCCGATGATCCTTCACGAGTCGCTCAAGGTCGACGAGCAGAACGTTCGCCTCAGCCTCGCACGGAGGGAATACCTCCCCGACTTTACATTCGGGTTGGACCGCGTCACTTCCCCCTCCTCGGGATTCAGGGGGTGGAGCGTGAGCGCGGGGATCACGCTTCCCTTCGTGCCGTGGACCCTCTCCAGGGTGAGCGCCGGAGTCGACGAGGCGGCGGCGATGGTCGACGGGTCGAAGGCGTCGTATCATGCGGCCCGTCTCATGGTGATCAACAATATCAAGAATCTCTACTACAAGGCGGAGAGTTACAAACGGCAGCTCGACCTCTACCGGCAGGCGGTGCTGCCGCAGGCGAGGCAATCGCTCGACCTCGGCCTTTCGTCGTACCAGACGGGAAAAACCGACTTCCTGATGCTGATCGATCAGTACAGGAGCTACGCGCAGTACACAAAAGAATATTTCATGATTCGAATGAACTTTGAGCAGACCCTCGCCGACCTTGAATTCGAGGCCGGGTCGGAATCGCTCCCGGGTTCAAAATAA
- the xseB gene encoding exodeoxyribonuclease VII small subunit produces the protein MSKTPSFEHSLKRLQQIVETLEEGSVNLEDVMKMYEEGVDLSRKCLEQLQQVEVKLKRLGKEIDGTFKLTDQKLEE, from the coding sequence TTGAGCAAGACCCCTTCGTTTGAGCATTCCCTCAAACGCCTTCAGCAAATCGTTGAAACACTTGAGGAGGGCTCGGTAAACCTCGAGGATGTCATGAAGATGTACGAGGAGGGGGTGGACCTCTCCAGGAAGTGCCTCGAGCAGCTTCAGCAGGTTGAAGTGAAGCTCAAGAGGTTGGGTAAAGAAATCGACGGAACGTTCAAACTGACAGACCAGAAACTGGAAGAATAA
- a CDS encoding riboflavin synthase: MFTGIIQELGTVEARTPIGAGVRLRVRAPGSARELAVGGSIAVNGTCLTVVAREGSSFELEAVEETLRKTALGLCAAGDRLNLELPMRIDGRLDGHLVTGHVDAVGEIIDIEILETSRLFTLRVPPEFGRYCVPTGSIAVDGVSLTIARLAGERVGVSIIPHTLEHTLFQQYKLFDQVNLEFDLVGKYVERMLRPSVPGSGAPDGSEADGFNGRHSGTRFPAEERLREHGF; this comes from the coding sequence ATGTTCACGGGGATCATTCAGGAACTCGGAACGGTCGAGGCGCGAACACCGATCGGTGCAGGCGTCCGGCTGAGGGTCCGGGCGCCCGGAAGCGCTCGAGAGCTCGCTGTCGGAGGGAGCATCGCGGTCAACGGTACATGCCTGACTGTCGTAGCGCGGGAGGGCTCCTCATTTGAGCTCGAAGCGGTCGAGGAAACGCTCAGGAAGACGGCGCTCGGGTTGTGTGCGGCCGGCGATCGTCTGAATCTGGAGCTTCCGATGCGCATCGACGGACGTCTCGACGGGCACCTGGTGACGGGGCACGTGGACGCGGTCGGCGAAATCATCGACATTGAGATCCTCGAGACCAGCCGGCTCTTCACGCTGCGCGTCCCGCCCGAATTCGGGCGCTACTGCGTACCCACGGGGTCGATCGCCGTCGACGGCGTGAGTCTGACGATCGCGAGGCTCGCAGGCGAGCGGGTCGGGGTATCCATTATTCCTCATACCCTCGAGCATACTCTCTTTCAGCAGTACAAGCTCTTCGATCAGGTCAACCTTGAGTTCGATCTCGTGGGGAAGTACGTGGAACGAATGCTGCGCCCGTCCGTCCCCGGAAGCGGAGCTCCGGACGGCTCGGAGGCGGATGGCTTCAACGGCCGGCACTCCGGGACGCGTTTTCCCGCGGAAGAACGGCTCCGCGAGCACGGGTTCTGA
- a CDS encoding efflux RND transporter periplasmic adaptor subunit codes for MRTKLSLALMILLLAGAAGWFLYPKIFPAKQDRVPASESDSTGFSSTQKIRRDEYYCPMHPQVVRDKPGACDICGMTLVKRVVESSTGRESATGVNRVVVSPSRQVLAQVATTVARRKPGLKTIRAVGRIEYAETGFRQISARFPGRVEKLYVSFIGGQIRKGDPVAEMYSPEAISAQQEYLLASDSYVEVKDAPEMISGGAKSLADQSREKLVQWGFTEAQIARLESTKSVQNVVTIYSPIGGTVIKKNTDPQHYAAAGEDLFDVADLSRVWMEADFYEVEMKWLKVGQAVTAASDAFPGRGFSGKVSFISPVVDPATRTVAVRVELANPGELLKPGMYLNARATVPLSPALLVPATAVLSTGNRTVVWVQTAPDLFEAREVRRGERVGDDVQILEGLEEGDRVVISGGYLLDSESQLQEATPAS; via the coding sequence ATGCGAACAAAACTGAGTCTTGCCCTGATGATCCTGCTCCTGGCCGGTGCCGCCGGTTGGTTTCTCTACCCCAAAATCTTTCCCGCGAAGCAGGACCGCGTTCCGGCCTCTGAGAGCGACAGCACCGGGTTCTCCTCCACGCAGAAAATCCGCCGGGATGAATACTACTGTCCCATGCACCCGCAAGTCGTCCGCGACAAGCCGGGCGCATGCGATATCTGCGGCATGACGCTCGTGAAGAGGGTCGTGGAGAGCTCTACGGGGCGCGAAAGCGCCACGGGAGTCAATCGGGTCGTCGTTTCGCCCTCCCGGCAGGTCCTGGCGCAGGTCGCCACGACGGTCGCGCGCCGGAAGCCGGGCCTGAAAACAATCCGGGCGGTGGGACGGATCGAGTATGCGGAGACCGGGTTCAGGCAGATCAGCGCCCGATTTCCGGGCAGAGTGGAGAAACTCTATGTGAGCTTCATAGGCGGGCAAATCCGCAAGGGCGATCCCGTCGCGGAGATGTACAGCCCTGAGGCGATCTCCGCTCAACAGGAGTATCTTCTCGCCTCGGATTCCTACGTCGAGGTGAAGGACGCGCCGGAGATGATCTCCGGCGGCGCGAAATCTCTTGCCGATCAGTCCCGCGAGAAGCTTGTCCAGTGGGGCTTTACGGAAGCGCAGATCGCCCGGCTCGAGAGCACAAAGTCGGTTCAGAATGTCGTCACGATCTACTCCCCCATCGGCGGGACGGTCATTAAGAAAAATACCGATCCCCAGCACTATGCGGCGGCGGGAGAGGACCTTTTCGATGTGGCCGATCTCTCCAGGGTCTGGATGGAAGCCGATTTCTATGAAGTTGAAATGAAGTGGCTCAAAGTCGGACAGGCGGTGACGGCTGCGAGCGACGCGTTCCCGGGGAGGGGATTCTCGGGGAAGGTGAGTTTTATCAGTCCGGTGGTCGACCCGGCCACCCGGACCGTCGCGGTTCGCGTCGAACTCGCTAATCCGGGAGAGCTGCTCAAGCCCGGGATGTATCTGAATGCCCGGGCAACCGTGCCGCTCTCTCCAGCCCTCCTTGTCCCAGCGACCGCGGTTCTCTCGACAGGGAATCGCACCGTCGTATGGGTTCAAACGGCGCCTGACCTCTTCGAGGCAAGGGAGGTCCGCCGGGGAGAACGGGTTGGCGATGACGTCCAGATTCTGGAAGGTCTCGAAGAAGGAGACCGGGTTGTGATTTCCGGGGGGTATCTCCTCGATTCGGAAAGCCAGTTGCAGGAAGCGACGCCGGCTTCATGA
- the ribD gene encoding bifunctional diaminohydroxyphosphoribosylaminopyrimidine deaminase/5-amino-6-(5-phosphoribosylamino)uracil reductase RibD: MNPEAVDEFYMLECLALARRGAGSVSPNPMVGCVIVKKGTVIGRGYHRRFGGPHAEVNAIRSAGASVRGATLYVNLEPCSHHGKTPPCTDLIIRSKVARVVIGTIDQNPLVSGEGIRRLRRAGVSVTVGLLEDESVRLNEFFFKYIRTRMPFVTLKVAQTLDGKITGPNGSPRWITGPRSRSYVHTLRSHYDAVMVGAGTVLADNPRLTVRNGRGRDPIRIVLDGKFRLKPEAAVFRNARGGMAVLLVERNSLVRHSSKADLFRRKGVRVIGIPGRRNGRVPLGRVLRLLGSQGISSLLVEGGASLFSGFVSESKADKLLLFIAPSIFGTGLDAFRGLAPRSRRRPARIRTVSLIQMGEDTLLQGYLVKAR; the protein is encoded by the coding sequence ATGAACCCCGAGGCCGTGGACGAATTCTACATGCTCGAATGCCTCGCGCTCGCCCGGAGAGGCGCCGGCAGCGTGAGCCCGAACCCGATGGTCGGTTGCGTCATCGTGAAGAAGGGGACCGTGATCGGCAGGGGGTATCATCGCCGGTTCGGAGGGCCTCACGCGGAGGTGAACGCCATCCGCTCCGCGGGCGCTTCTGTACGCGGTGCCACCCTCTACGTCAACCTCGAGCCGTGCAGTCACCACGGAAAGACGCCTCCGTGCACCGACTTGATCATCCGTTCGAAAGTCGCGAGAGTGGTGATCGGGACGATCGATCAGAACCCCCTCGTCTCCGGGGAAGGGATCCGCCGCCTCCGCCGGGCCGGGGTGAGCGTGACCGTCGGTCTCCTGGAAGATGAGTCTGTCCGGCTCAACGAATTTTTCTTCAAGTACATCAGGACCCGGATGCCGTTTGTCACGCTCAAGGTGGCGCAGACGCTCGACGGCAAGATCACCGGCCCGAACGGCTCCCCGCGGTGGATCACCGGCCCGCGATCGAGGAGCTACGTGCATACCCTCCGGTCGCACTACGACGCGGTCATGGTCGGTGCAGGCACCGTACTGGCCGATAACCCCCGGCTGACAGTCCGGAATGGAAGGGGGAGGGATCCCATACGGATTGTCCTGGACGGGAAATTTCGCCTCAAGCCGGAAGCGGCGGTCTTCCGTAACGCCCGGGGCGGAATGGCCGTTCTCCTGGTGGAACGGAACTCGCTCGTGAGGCATTCTTCCAAGGCGGATCTCTTCAGGCGAAAAGGCGTGCGGGTGATCGGAATCCCCGGCCGCCGCAACGGAAGAGTCCCGCTGGGAAGAGTCCTCCGGCTTCTCGGATCGCAGGGGATTTCCTCCCTCCTTGTGGAGGGGGGAGCGTCCCTCTTCAGCGGGTTCGTGTCTGAATCGAAGGCGGATAAGCTGCTGTTGTTCATCGCGCCGTCCATTTTCGGGACGGGGCTCGACGCCTTCCGGGGGCTTGCTCCCCGATCCCGCCGGAGGCCCGCCCGTATTCGAACCGTCTCCCTGATTCAGATGGGAGAGGATACGCTCCTCCAGGGGTACTTGGTAAAGGCTCGGTAG
- a CDS encoding SAM-dependent chlorinase/fluorinase, with the protein MNRRPLIALLTDFGLSDQYVASMKGVIGTIAPATRVVDLSHEVLPQHVRQAAYLLWSCYRYFPPGTIFVAVVDPGVGTRRKILCLEAGGYRFLAPDNGLLEMALESTRDAKIVSVENNRYFLKHISPTFQGRDQFAPVAAHLSNGVPAGRLGPRTTPSGGGEPLLMPVRRRGRNYDGAILHIDHFGNIVTNFQMKPALARSLALKMGRRMVRRFVRTYMQAPERTPAAIIGSTGLLEVSVRNGSAARVLRARIGGKLTLSVP; encoded by the coding sequence ATGAATAGACGGCCCCTCATCGCGCTCCTGACTGATTTCGGGCTGAGCGACCAGTACGTCGCTTCGATGAAGGGCGTGATTGGAACCATCGCCCCCGCAACACGGGTCGTCGATCTCTCCCACGAAGTTCTCCCCCAGCATGTCCGGCAGGCCGCATATCTCCTCTGGAGTTGTTACAGGTATTTTCCGCCGGGAACTATCTTCGTCGCTGTCGTCGACCCCGGCGTGGGGACACGAAGAAAGATCCTTTGCCTCGAAGCGGGCGGCTACCGGTTCCTCGCGCCCGACAACGGTCTCCTCGAGATGGCGCTCGAATCGACGCGCGATGCGAAGATCGTGAGCGTGGAGAACAACCGGTACTTTTTGAAGCACATCAGCCCGACATTCCAGGGACGGGACCAGTTTGCCCCGGTCGCCGCGCACCTGTCAAACGGCGTTCCGGCCGGCCGGCTGGGACCCCGGACCACACCCTCGGGAGGGGGAGAGCCGCTCCTCATGCCGGTGAGGAGGCGGGGCCGGAATTATGACGGCGCGATCCTTCACATCGATCATTTCGGGAATATCGTCACGAATTTTCAGATGAAGCCTGCCCTTGCGCGATCTCTGGCACTGAAGATGGGGCGCCGCATGGTGCGGAGGTTCGTACGCACGTATATGCAAGCCCCGGAGAGAACGCCCGCCGCGATCATCGGCAGCACGGGGCTCCTCGAGGTCTCGGTGCGGAACGGAAGCGCCGCCCGGGTCCTGCGCGCCCGGATCGGCGGGAAACTCACCCTGAGTGTCCCGTAG
- a CDS encoding Gfo/Idh/MocA family oxidoreductase, producing the protein MEKLRVGIVGLGWVSQVFHLPILSKFEDVEIVAVCDRDKSRARMIAERFGYTRHYNDYQQMLEKEDLAAIDVCTSTDAHLPITLAALQAGKDVFVEKPIARRYSEAVQMAEAAKLSKRSLMVGMNNRFRPDTMILKSFVEKGELGKIFYAKAGWLRKLSTGNPWITQKDKSGGGVFLDLGIVMLDLVLWMLGFPPVERVTAKMYMHKTKSVEDSCVVFLEMKYGTSIMLEVSWSFQAAEDYFFCDFFGSDGSAKINPLRIHKQLHGNLVNVTPAKLETPANLYKRSYENELKHFVGAARGLHQVISTGEEAVQRMKVVEAIYQSAQKGKEIVLK; encoded by the coding sequence ATGGAAAAACTACGTGTCGGCATCGTCGGATTAGGCTGGGTCTCGCAGGTCTTCCACCTCCCGATCCTCTCCAAGTTCGAAGACGTTGAAATCGTCGCGGTCTGCGACAGGGACAAATCGCGAGCCCGGATGATTGCCGAGCGCTTCGGGTACACGCGGCACTACAACGATTACCAGCAAATGCTCGAGAAGGAGGATCTCGCGGCGATCGACGTCTGCACCAGCACCGACGCCCATCTCCCCATCACGCTGGCAGCTCTGCAGGCCGGAAAGGATGTGTTCGTCGAGAAGCCGATCGCCCGGCGCTACAGCGAGGCCGTCCAGATGGCGGAAGCCGCAAAACTTTCCAAGCGGAGCCTGATGGTCGGGATGAACAACCGGTTCAGGCCCGATACGATGATCCTCAAGAGCTTCGTCGAGAAGGGCGAGCTGGGCAAGATCTTTTACGCCAAGGCGGGATGGCTCCGCAAGCTCTCGACCGGAAATCCCTGGATCACACAGAAAGACAAGTCGGGAGGGGGAGTCTTCCTGGATCTGGGCATCGTCATGCTCGACCTGGTCCTCTGGATGCTCGGCTTCCCGCCGGTCGAGCGGGTCACCGCGAAAATGTACATGCACAAGACGAAGAGCGTGGAGGATTCGTGCGTGGTCTTCCTCGAGATGAAGTACGGAACCTCGATCATGCTGGAGGTGAGCTGGTCGTTCCAGGCGGCGGAAGATTATTTCTTCTGTGATTTCTTCGGATCCGACGGGAGCGCAAAAATCAACCCTCTCCGCATCCACAAACAGTTGCACGGGAACCTCGTGAACGTCACTCCCGCGAAGCTGGAGACCCCGGCGAATTTGTACAAGCGAAGTTATGAGAACGAGCTGAAGCACTTCGTCGGCGCGGCGCGGGGGCTCCATCAGGTGATCTCCACCGGGGAGGAGGCGGTCCAGCGGATGAAAGTGGTGGAGGCCATCTATCAATCCGCTCAGAAAGGCAAAGAGATCGTCCTCAAGTAG
- the xseA gene encoding exodeoxyribonuclease VII large subunit has translation MKAERKIVTVSELTRQIKSTLEQGFPVAAVEGEISNYKHHSSGHLYFTIKDEHAQIQAVLWRSRAGSLRFTPGDGMKIVARGRITVYEVRGVYQLDVAELLPLGTGELQMAFERLKQKLSAKGYFEPGRKKPIPRFPARIGLVTSPGGAAVKDIVKIISRRWPSAELILYPVSVQGAGAAGEIAGAIRAFNEWGGADVLIVGRGGGSLEDLWAFNEEAVADAIYHSRIPVISAVGHEIDFSIADFVADLRAPTPSAAAELVVPTRTEMVEIVRNYCYTINQNAIDRVGSEREKITGILRSYAFNRPLDLLRQYSQQTDELRRTLSRVVTNRLTLSREQWSSFDKRISSVNPDLILRRGYAIVRRGGEIIGSVRKLKKSDVIDLSFHDGRVPAVVQEHSMGQT, from the coding sequence ATGAAAGCCGAGAGAAAAATCGTGACGGTGAGCGAGCTCACCCGTCAGATCAAGAGTACGCTCGAACAGGGGTTTCCCGTCGCAGCCGTGGAAGGGGAGATCTCCAACTACAAGCACCATTCCTCCGGGCATCTCTATTTCACGATCAAGGATGAGCATGCCCAAATCCAGGCGGTTCTCTGGAGGAGCCGCGCCGGCAGCCTGAGGTTCACACCCGGGGACGGCATGAAAATCGTTGCGCGCGGAAGGATCACCGTCTACGAGGTGCGGGGAGTCTACCAGCTCGACGTGGCGGAGCTGCTCCCGCTCGGAACCGGCGAGCTCCAGATGGCGTTCGAGAGATTGAAGCAGAAACTCTCTGCAAAAGGGTATTTTGAGCCGGGGAGGAAGAAACCGATTCCCCGCTTTCCCGCGCGGATCGGCCTCGTCACTTCTCCGGGAGGCGCGGCGGTCAAGGATATCGTCAAGATCATATCAAGGCGATGGCCTTCCGCAGAATTGATCCTGTACCCTGTAAGTGTGCAGGGAGCGGGTGCGGCGGGTGAGATCGCCGGGGCGATACGGGCGTTCAACGAGTGGGGAGGGGCCGATGTGCTGATTGTCGGGAGGGGAGGGGGCTCTCTGGAGGATCTCTGGGCCTTCAACGAAGAGGCGGTGGCGGACGCCATTTATCATTCCAGGATTCCGGTTATCAGCGCCGTAGGGCACGAGATCGACTTCTCCATCGCCGATTTTGTCGCCGATCTTCGCGCGCCGACACCCTCCGCAGCAGCCGAACTTGTCGTCCCCACGAGGACCGAAATGGTTGAAATTGTGCGCAATTATTGCTATACTATCAATCAGAACGCGATTGACCGCGTTGGATCGGAGCGAGAAAAAATCACGGGCATCTTGCGGAGCTATGCATTCAACAGGCCTCTCGACCTTCTCCGCCAGTATTCCCAGCAGACGGACGAATTGAGGCGCACGCTGAGCAGAGTCGTGACGAATCGGTTGACCCTCTCACGGGAGCAGTGGTCTTCCTTCGACAAGCGGATCAGCTCCGTGAACCCCGATCTGATTCTCCGGCGGGGATACGCGATCGTCCGGCGGGGAGGAGAGATTATCGGCAGCGTGCGGAAGTTGAAGAAATCGGATGTCATCGACCTATCCTTCCACGACGGCCGGGTCCCGGCCGTAGTCCAGGAACATTCCATGGGGCAGACTTGA